The following nucleotide sequence is from Acidimicrobiales bacterium.
AGCGGTCGACGAAGGCGAGCTGGGTCGTGCCGGTGGGCCCGTTGCGGTGCTTGGAGATGATGATCTCGGCGGTGCCGCGGTCGGGTGACTCGGGGTTGTAGATCTCGTCGCGGTAGATGAACAGCACGACGTCGGCGTCCTGCTCGATCGAGCCCGACTCGCGCAGGTCGGCCAGCACGGGCCGCTTGTCCTGGCGCATCTCCAGGTTCCGGGAGAGCTGCGACAGCGCGATCACGGGGATGTCGAGCTCGCGGGCGAGCACCTTGAGGCCCCGGCTGATCTCGGACACCTCGACCTGGCGGTTCTCCGCCCTGCTCTTGCTGTGCCCGCTCATCAGCTGCAGGTAGTCGACCACCACCAGGCCCAGGCCCTCGCGCGCCTTCAGGCGGCGCGACTTGGCCCGGATGTCCATGACGGTGGCGTTGGGGTTGTCGTCGATGTAGATGGGGGCGTCGCCCAGGCGGCCGATGGCGTCGGAGATCTTGGGCCAGTCCGACTCGAGCAGCCGCCCGTTGCGCATGCGGGTGGCGTCGACGTGGGCCTCCGAGCACAGCATGCGCTGGGTGAGCTCGAGGTGGCTCATCTCGAGGGAGAACAGCAGCACCGGCACCCGGGCGTGCACCGCGGCGTGCTTGACGATGCCCAGGGCGAAGCTCGTCTTCCCCATGGCGGGACGGGCTCCCACCACCACGAGGTTCGACTTCTGCAGCCCCGCCAGGCGGTCGTCGAGGTCGTCGTACCCGGTGGGCACGCCGGTGATGGTGTCGCCGCGCGCGTAGAGGCTCTCCAGGTGGTCGAGGCTGGCCGCCAGCAGCTCGCGCAGGGGCGCCATGGTGTCGATCACGCGCCGCTGGGCGACCTCGAACACCATCGTCTCGGCGCGGTCCACGACGGCGGAGACGTCCTCGGGGACGCTGTAGCCGAGCTCGGCGATCTCTCCCGCCACGGTGACGAGGCGCCGCAGCAGGGCGTGCTCCTCGACGATGCGCGCGTAGTGGGCGGCGTTCGCCGTCGACGGGGTGTTCACCTGCAGGGAGATGAGCACCGAGGCGTCACCCACGGCCTCGAGCAGCCCCGAGCGCCGCAGCTCGTCGGCCACCGTCACGGGGTCGGCGGGCTCCCCCCGGGCGTAGAGCGCCATGACGGCGCCGTAGATGTGGCCGTGCGCGGGCTTGTAGAAGTCCTCGGCGCCGCAGCACTCGAGCGCCGAGGCGATGGCGTCGCGCGACAGGAGCATGGCGCCGAGCAGCGACTCCTCGGCATCGAGGTTGTGCGGGGGGACGCGACCACCGGCGGCCTGCAGCCGGTGGACGCGGGGTTCTTCGAGAGCCTGCGCCATGGTCCCCCTACCCTGGACTACCGGGCCTGGGGGTAAACAGTCCCGAAACCCTGCGAATTTGAGGTGGACAACACGGTGTTTGAGGTGGACAACACTGTGGACGACGCCTGGGCGGAGCACCGCGCGCTGGGGATAACCCCGGGGGCAGGGATCGTCCGCGGCGAGGTCGCACGCGGTCACGATGACAGACGGGTGTGTCGCTCCCCGTGAGGGCCGCGCGCCGGGGCGGCGCGTGCGGTCCGGCGCCGGTCAGGAGCCGGTCAGGAGCCGGCGACGACCTCCACCGTCACCTCCGCGTCCACATCGGCGTGGAGACGGACGGGGACGACGTGGGTGCCGACCGACTTGATCGGTTCGGCCAGGTGCACCTTGCGGCGGTCGACGACGGCGCCGGTCTGGGCCTCGAGGGCGTCGGCCACGTCACCGGCGGTCACCGACCCGAACAGGCGCCCTTCGGCCCCGGCGCGCGCCGTGATGGTGACGGTGGCGGCCCGCAGCACGCCCGCCACCGACTCGGCGGCGTCCTTGTCCTGCGCGTCGCGCAGGTCGCGCGACCGGCGCATGGCGGTGGCCTGGGCCTCGATGCCGTCGGTGGCCGCCAGGGCCCGCCCGGTCGGGAAGAGGAAGTTGCGGGCGAAGCCGTCCGCCACGGCGACGAGGTCGCCCTTCTTCCCCACGCCCTGGACGTCACTGCGGAGCAGGACCCGCATCACCCACCACCTTCGGCCGAGGACAGCGCCCCGGCCCGCTCGATCGACTGTGTGTTGCGGGTCGCACCGTCGGACGACCCGGTGCCGGCGCTCGACGCCGTGCCGGTGGTACCGGCGCCGTCGGCGAGCCCGTCGCCACGGTGCGGGTTGGCGCTGTTGACGGCGGTGGCCCCGGCGGTGTCGGGCCCGGTGGCGACACCGACAGGCGGACGGTCGGGGCCGCCGGAGCGGCCGCGGCCGCGCCCACCCGGGCGCTCCATGGTGGTGCGCTGCGTGTAGGGGAGCAGCGCCATCTCACGGGCCGTCCTGATGGCCAGGGCGATGGCGTGCTGGTGCCGGTCGCAGTTGCCCGTGACCCGACGGGCGCGGATCTTGCCGCGGTCGCTGGTGTAGCGGCGCAGCGTGGCCACGTCCTTGTAGTCGACCCACTCCACCGAGTCCCGGCACATGGCGCACGGCTTCTTCTTCACGCGGCGCGCCGCGTCCTTGGGGGCGCGCCGGCCCGTACGCTCAGGATTCCGTGCCATGGCTCAGAACGGCTCCTCGTCGAAGCCGTAGCCGGCGCCGGCACCGGCACCGGCACCCTGCGCGGCGGGAGCACGCTCGGCACGGGGAGCGCCGCTGCCGCCCTCGCCCGCCGGGCCGCGCCGTTCGTTCTTGGTCACCTGGGCGGTGGCCCACCGCAGGCTCGGGCCGATGTCGTCGGCCGTGATCTCGATCTTGGAGCGCTTGTCGCCGTCCTGGGTCTCCCACGACCGCTGGTCGAGGCGGCCGGTGACGATGACGCGGCTGCCCTTGGCGAGCGACT
It contains:
- the dnaB gene encoding replicative DNA helicase, with the protein product MAQALEEPRVHRLQAAGGRVPPHNLDAEESLLGAMLLSRDAIASALECCGAEDFYKPAHGHIYGAVMALYARGEPADPVTVADELRRSGLLEAVGDASVLISLQVNTPSTANAAHYARIVEEHALLRRLVTVAGEIAELGYSVPEDVSAVVDRAETMVFEVAQRRVIDTMAPLRELLAASLDHLESLYARGDTITGVPTGYDDLDDRLAGLQKSNLVVVGARPAMGKTSFALGIVKHAAVHARVPVLLFSLEMSHLELTQRMLCSEAHVDATRMRNGRLLESDWPKISDAIGRLGDAPIYIDDNPNATVMDIRAKSRRLKAREGLGLVVVDYLQLMSGHSKSRAENRQVEVSEISRGLKVLARELDIPVIALSQLSRNLEMRQDKRPVLADLRESGSIEQDADVVLFIYRDEIYNPESPDRGTAEIIISKHRNGPTGTTQLAFVDRYTRFAGMARV
- the rplI gene encoding 50S ribosomal protein L9; translation: MRVLLRSDVQGVGKKGDLVAVADGFARNFLFPTGRALAATDGIEAQATAMRRSRDLRDAQDKDAAESVAGVLRAATVTITARAGAEGRLFGSVTAGDVADALEAQTGAVVDRRKVHLAEPIKSVGTHVVPVRLHADVDAEVTVEVVAGS
- the ssb gene encoding single-stranded DNA-binding protein; its protein translation is MSNGNNVVLVGNVTRDPELRFTPTGQATASFGLAVNRRWQNRQTQEWEEATSFFDVVCWREMAENAAESLAKGSRVIVTGRLDQRSWETQDGDKRSKIEITADDIGPSLRWATAQVTKNERRGPAGEGGSGAPRAERAPAAQGAGAGAGAGYGFDEEPF